A window from Drosophila nasuta strain 15112-1781.00 chromosome 3, ASM2355853v1, whole genome shotgun sequence encodes these proteins:
- the LOC132789603 gene encoding ATP-dependent DNA helicase Q4, whose translation MDESIFKDKYQKYKLRVKIWEKDFKKKHGRVPSKYDIREASQEIRDSYKMYYKLKTSFLEETLNDVLSEDGFDVLEMTQSEDLGVSTLDDGPQLPINISALVQQSNSESFSNIQELPTPQALSNLANLDENHVIRKFEAAEELAQNQTAWGENVSKKQPPPVEQQNTSLEESAKSKTPSIKPSITSKLFQSSRSFAKRNPRKPMSRSSLNMSASSVLKGDNDASMMEQLPDLETILIRKAQDFKAAEAIAGNALLAADPKASKEAIKTHVDERWLQRNTAQNSLEPQMGQMEPEPNNNATPAGKKHNFGLSNIDVSKLKPIVMKLEEPPQEQPAVVQPAPVLQAAAPPTATAPVVEDSDSDSVVEESEEEAEQPEYRQIAKRRKIMTTNDSPSALTEVKLATEPAQSIDPPQIEMEQKLEAGEEEKEEGKDFSADEERDATYEPEQTKKAKRKQATAKRQKPKAEKKPAAKSKTEKQPKAEMQPKAEKQPKQTKPRAVKGKAKAAAIEATEEGEPEEQPLNPEDLKYVLALESGDITSVPRIQAEDLEQADVVAQRYISNFAAGTGAEARPSATIDEKRAMARKKLEEKIASGKLNENFVTINIQKKKFARGKKSINFSKYKKQQWRHKKRVAALTGPDMDMGGCDGGVLTCFNCGGVGHFAQQCKVKGDALLPLSAQLEEDPSPFPTLEEAEQMATQGALAAHSRNIERLPQAANAAIYQDADSSSSSSDEEEENAAVEMDVDEASGTPDEPHMSSDDSDMDFEALDAAVASSQTAKQVSPIKSYVGHKIPEEFLKQAGLDASSTSGQARSGHGGVKPLYDLNADGSVQELTAEVTEALHLFGHKDFRKGQDRAVMRILSGLSTLVTLSTGSGKSLCYQLPAYLYSRRMGAITLVISPLVSLMEDQVTGVPHFLRAHCLHTNQTPQQRMKIQQLIANGEIDILLVSPEAVVSGERATGFGAILRTLPPIAFACIDEAHCVSQWSHNFRPSYLMICKVLKKNLGVRTVLGLTATATLPTRISIINHLGITDGERGIISDIPLPDNLVLSVSKDENRDAALLQLLNSERFESCQSIIIYCTRRDECERIAGFIRTCMQDRKSKAEPEQTKKKRKRVNWQAEPYHAGMPASRRRTVQNAFMANELRIVVATIAFGMGINKPDIRAVIHYNMPRNFESYVQEIGRAGRDGLTSHCHLFLDAKGNDQSELRRHVYANSIDRHVIRKLLQRIFVPCCCDKQRAGGSSSNSAAAVEEATVSELKDAADFSDTSGARVHVCPGHEIGFSVEQTVEALDIPAENISTLLCYMELEPRWCMNVLSSAYIMAKVISYGGPKYLKHAAKECPPLAMAIALQIKNKTFKEDANIIEFSVIDIAAGIGWNSGVVKYQLKNLEWMQINGYPKRSPITVSFFDLGFRIKAPGDFSEAEIDNALDTLYSRSVKQERTQLIQLQYVAHGLSAVAYNMCVHCCSADFPQDRSTQLKGIVRNYFRNDYPQDLELEIEPSNVPDDHIISDVHALINMYPDNTFSGRNIARIFHGITSPNYPAVMWGRCSYWRAHTKVDFNRILKLANLEIVKRRT comes from the exons ATGGACGaatcaatttttaaagatAAATACCAAAAGTACAAGCTGCGCGTCAAGATATGGGAGAAGGATTTCAAAAAGAAACACGGCCGAGTGCCCTCCAAg TATGATATAAGAGAGGCCAGCCAGGAGATACGCGACTCttacaaaatgtattataaGCTGAAGACATCGTTTCTCGAGGAGACCCTCAACGATGTGCTCAGCGAAGATGGCTTTGATGTGCTGGAAATGACGCAATCCGAGGATTTGGGTGTCTCAACACTCGATGACGGTCCACAACTGCCGATAAACATTTCCGCATTGGTGCAGCAAAGCAACAGTGAGAGTTTCTCCAATATTCAAGAATTGCCTACGCCACAAGCGCTCAGTAATCTGGCCAATCTCGATGAGAATCATGTGATACGCAAATTTGAGGCTGCGGAAGAGTTAGCCCAAAATCAAACCGCCTGGGGTGAAAACGTTAGCAAGAAGCAACCGCCACCAGTGGAGCAGCAGAACACCTCCTTGGAGGAGTCCGCCAAGTCAAAAACGCCCAGCATTAAACCGAGCATAACCAGCAAACTGTTTCAATCGTCTCGCAGCTTTGCCAAGCGCAATCCTCGCAAGCCTATGTCACGCAGCTCCCTCAATATGAGTgcatcgagtgtgctcaaagGTGATAACGATGCATCAATGATGGAGCAGCTGCCCGACCTGGAAACGATACTCATACGCAAGGCACAAGACTTTAAGGCCGCAGAAGCCATTGCTGGCAATGCGCTGCTGGCGGCGGATCCAAAGGCAAGCAAGGAGGCCATCAAAACACATGTGGATGAGCGTTGGTTGCAACGGAACACGGCGCAGAACTCATTGGAGCCACAAATGGGGCAAATGGAGCCGGAACCCAATAATAATGCTACGCCGGCTggcaaaaaacacaattttggACTGTCCAACATCGATGTTAGCAAGCTGAAGCCAATAGTGATGAAATTAGAAGAGCCGCCACAGGAGCAGCCAGCTGTAGTGCAGCCAGCTCCAGTGCTGCAAGCTGCCGCTCCGCCAACTGCAACAGCGCCAGTTGTTGAGGATTCCGACTCGGATTCGGTGGTGGAGGAGAGCGAGGAGGAAGCAGAGCAGCCAGAGTACCGTCAAATTGCTAAGCGGCGAAAGATAATGACTACAAATGATTCTCCGTCAGCGCTGACCGAAGTAAAGCTGGCAACTGAGCCAGCACAAAGTATTGATccgccacaaattgaaatggagCAGAAGCTGGAGGCgggggaggaggagaaggaagAGGGTAAAGACTTTTCGGCGGATGAGGAGCGTGATGCAACTTACGAGCCAGAGCAAACGAAGAAGGCGAAGCGCAAGCAGGCCACAGCCAAACGCCAAAAACCCAAAGCTGAAAAGAAGCCAGCGGCAAAGTCCAAGACTGAGAAGCAGCCGAAGGCAGAAATGCAACCAAAGGCGGAGaaacagccaaagcaaacaaagccACGTGCTGTAAAGGGCAAAGCCAAGGCAGCTGCTATTGAGGCAACCGAGGAGGGGGAGCCCGAGGAGCAGCCACTCAATCCGGAGGATCTTAAGTATGTGCTAGCCCTGGAGTCGGGCGACATTACATCTGTGCCGCGCATTCAGGCTGAAGACTTAGAGCAAGCGGACGTTGTGGCGCAACGTTACATTAGCAACTTTGCTGCTGGAACGGGAGCAGAAGCCAGACCAAGTGCCACGATCGATGAGAAGCGAGCCATGGCGCGCAAGAAGCTGGAGGAGAAAATCGCATCTGGCAAGTTGAACGAAAATTTTGTCACCATCAACATACAGAAGAAGAAATTTGCACGGGGCAAAAAGTCCATCAACTTCTCCAAGTACAAGAAGCAACAGTGGCGTCACAAGAAGCGAGTGGCAGCCTTGACTGGACCCGACATGGACATGGGTGGATGTGATGGTGGCGTGCTCACCTGCTTCAATTGTGGTGGAGTCGGGCACTTTGCCCAGCAGTGCAAGGTAAAAGGCGATGCGCTGTTGCCATTGAGCGCTCAGCTTGAAGAGGATCCATCGCCATTTCCCACTCTGGAGGAGGCGGAACAGATGGCCACGCAGGGCGCACTGGCGGCGCACAGTCGCAACATTGAGCGGCTGCCTCAGGCGGCTAATGCAGCCATCTATCAAGATGCcgatagcagcagcagcagcagcgatgaaGAGGAGGAAAATGCTGCAGTTGAAATGGATGTAGATGAGGCGAGCGGAACACCCGATGAACCGCACATGTCTAGCGATGACTCTGACATGGACTTTGAAGCACTCGATGCTGCAGTTGCTTCCTCGCAAACCGCAAAACAGGTCTCGCCCATTAAGAGTTATGTGGGTCACAAAATACCCGAGGAGTTTCTCAAGCAGGCGGGCCTGGATGCTAGCTCCACAAGTGGCCAGGCGCGAAGTGGTCATGGTGGCGTCAAACCTCTCTACGATCTCAATGCGGATGGTAGTGTGCAAGAGCTAACGGCGGAGGTTACCGAAGCGCTGCATTTGTTTGGCCACAAGGACTTTCGCAAGG GCCAAGATCGCGCTGTCATGCGCATACTCAGCGGACTGTCCACGCTGGTCACTCTCAGCACGGGCAGCGGTAAGTCGCTCTGCTACCAGCTGCCTGCTTATCTATACAGTCGTCGTATGGGAGCAATCACCTTGGTCATCTCGCCGCTGGTGTCCCTCATGGAGGATCAGGTGACGGGAGTGCCGCATTTTCTGCGTGCTCATTGCCTGCACACGAATCAGACGCCGCAGCAACGGATGAAGATACAACAACTGATTGCTAATGGCGAGATTGATATACTTCTCGTATCACCCGAGGCTGTTGTGTCCGGAGAGCGTGCGACGGGTTTTGGTGCCATATTGCGAACGTTGCCGCCTATTGCTTTTGCCTGCATCGATGAGGCGCATTGTGTGTCGCAGTGGAGTCACAATTTTCGTCCCAGCTATCTGATGATCTGCAAGGTGCTCAAGAAGAATCTGGGAGTGCGAACAGTTCTGGGTTTGACGGCCACAGCAACGCTGCCCACgcgcatcagcatcatcaatCACTTGGGTATTACGGATGGCGAGCGAGGCATTATCAGTGATATTCCTCTGCCCGATAATCTTGTACTCTCGGTGTCCAAGGACGAGAACCGCGATGCggcgctgctgcagctgcttaaCAGCGAAAG ATTTGAAAGCTGCCAGTCGATCATCATTTATTGCACAAGACGTGATGAATGCGAACGCATTGCCGGCTTTATACGAACCTGCATGCAGGATCGCAAGTCAAAAGCTGAACCAGAGCAGACGAAGAAGAAGCGCAAGCGTGTCAATTGGCAGGCGGAACCTTATCACGCCGGTATGCCCGCATCCAGACGACGCACAGTGCAGAACGCTTTTATGGCAAATGAGCTACGCATTGTGGTGGCCACCATTGCCTTTGGCATGGGCATCAACAAGCCGGACATACGTGCTGTTATCCATTACAATATGCCACGGAATTTCGAGAGCTATGTGCAGGAAATTGGACGCGCTGGTCGCGATGGCCTCACTTCGCATTGTCATCTCTTCTTGGATGCCAAGGGCAATGATCAAAGCGAACTGCGGCGTCATGTTTACGCCAATTCGATTGATCGACATGTTATCCGCAAGTTGCTACAACGCATCTTTGTGCCCTGTTGCTGTGACAAGCAGCGTGCtggaggcagcagcagcaacagtgcAGCAGCTGTCGAGGAAGCCACTGTAAGTGAGTTGAAAGATGCGGCGGATTTCAGTGATACATCTGGCGCTCGAGTGCATGTCTGTCCCGGCCATGAGATTGGTTTCTCAGTGGAGCAAACTGTCGAGGCTCTGGATATACCAGCTGAGAATATATCGACGCTGCTGTGCTATATGGAACTGGAGCCGCGCTGGTGCATGAATGTGCTAAGCTCTGCCTACATTATGGCCAAAGTCATCTCCTACGGCGGTCCCAAGTACCTAAA ACATGCAGCCAAGGAATGTCCACCGCTGGCAATGGCTATTGCGCTACAGATCAAGAATAAGACGTTCAAAGAAGACGCCAACATCATTGAGTTCTCTGTGATTGATATTGCTGCTGGCATCGGCTGGAACAGCGGTGTGGTCAAGTATCAGTTAAAGAACCTCGAGTGGATGCAAA TCAACGGCTATCCAAAGCGCTCGCCTATTACCGTCAGCTTCTTTGATCTCGGTTTTCGCATCAAGGCACCGGGAGATTTCAGTGAGGCGGAAATTGACAATGCCTTGGATACGCTGTACTCTCGCTCTGTTAAGCAGGAGCGAACCCAGCTCATTCAATTACAGTATGTGGCACATGGTTTGTCCGCTGTGGCTTACAACATGTGTGTGCATTGCTGTAGCGCCGATTTTCCGCAAGATCGTTCCACTCAATTGAAGGGCATTGTGCGCAACTACTTCCGCAATGATTATCCGCAAGATTTGGAGCTGGAAATTGAg CCAAGTAATGTGCCAGATGATCATATTATTTCCGATGTTCATGCTCTGATCAACATGTATCCCGATAATACGTTCAGTGGCCGCAACATTGCACGCATTTTCCACGGCATAACGAGTCCCAATTATCCGGCCGTAATGTGGGGCCGCTGCAGCTATTGGCGCGCACACACTAAAGTTGATTTCAATCGCATTCTCAAGCTGGCCAACCTGGAGATTGTGAAGCGACGTACGTGA